Proteins from one Mycobacterium sp. HUMS_12744610 genomic window:
- a CDS encoding XdhC family protein, translated as MSIIGERAQQLLAARTPFVHATVVRAQPPTSVYPGDEAILLADGTIEGFVGGQCAQNSVRKAALGALQTNESVLLRVLPDGDVHFPEAPGACVVVNPCLSGGSLEIFLTPQLPPPLIRVHGATPIAEALVRVCAVLGYDARADADPVDVTALPTAVVIASHGGPEAGIIRAALDHGIGYIGLVASRVRGASILDSLSLSGDERARVHTPVGLPIGAKTPAEIAVSIAAELVAAIRGAGGPGLPPRRCAPRPGRSTRSAA; from the coding sequence ATGTCCATCATCGGCGAGCGCGCCCAGCAGCTGTTGGCGGCACGGACACCGTTCGTGCACGCGACGGTGGTGCGGGCCCAGCCGCCCACCTCGGTCTACCCGGGCGACGAGGCGATCCTGCTCGCGGACGGCACGATCGAGGGTTTCGTCGGCGGCCAGTGCGCGCAGAACTCGGTCCGCAAGGCGGCGCTGGGCGCGCTGCAGACGAACGAAAGCGTGCTGCTGCGAGTGCTTCCCGACGGCGACGTGCACTTCCCCGAGGCGCCCGGCGCCTGCGTGGTGGTCAACCCGTGCCTGTCCGGCGGATCGCTGGAAATCTTCCTGACCCCGCAGCTGCCGCCCCCGCTGATCCGGGTCCACGGCGCCACGCCGATCGCCGAAGCGCTGGTCCGGGTGTGCGCGGTGCTGGGGTACGACGCGCGCGCCGACGCCGACCCGGTCGATGTCACGGCCCTGCCGACCGCCGTCGTGATCGCCAGCCACGGTGGCCCCGAGGCCGGGATCATCCGCGCCGCACTGGATCACGGCATCGGTTACATCGGTCTGGTGGCCAGCAGGGTGCGCGGCGCCTCGATCCTCGACTCGCTCTCCCTCTCCGGGGACGAGCGGGCCCGCGTGCACACCCCGGTCGGTCTGCCGATCGGCGCCAAGACGCCCGCCGAGATCGCGGTGTCGATCGCGGCCGAACTCGTCGCCGCCATCCGCGGCGCCGGCGGCCCGGGCCTGCCGCCGCGGCGGTGCGCACCGCGCCCGGGGCGATCGACCCGGTCTGCGGCATGA
- a CDS encoding aerobic carbon-monoxide dehydrogenase large subunit encodes MTTIESRPPSPEDTADNDQKPCGYGRMLRKEDPRFIRGRGTYVDDVALPGMLHLAILRSPYAHARIAGIDVSAALAHPKVKAVVTGADLAEKGLAWMPTLAGDVQAVLATDKVRFQGQEVAFVVAEDRYSARDALELIDVDYDPLDPVIDVRKALEESAPVIRTDLEGKNDNHIFDWETGDAAATEAVFARADVVVTQEMVYPRVHPAPMETCGAVADLDSVSGKLTLWTTSQAPHAHRTLYALVAGLPEHKIRVISPDVGGGFGNKVPIYPGYVCAIVASLVLGKPVKWMEDRSENLTSTSFARDYIMVGEIAATADGKILAVRSNVLADHGAFNGQAAPTKYPAGFYGVFTGSYDLEAAYSRVTGVYTNKAPGGVAYACSFRITEAVYLVERLVDCLAYELKLDPAELRLRNLLRPEQFPYTTKTGWVYDSGDYETTLRKAMDMVGYEALRDEQRRRRQNGELMGIGMSFFTEAVGAGPRKDMDILGLGMADGCELRVHPTGKAVVRLSVQTQGQGHETTFAQIVAEELGIPPDDIDVVHGDTDQTPFGLGTYGSRSTPVSGAAAAMVARKIRDKAKIIASGMLEVSVADLEWEKGTFRVKGDPSASVTIADIAMRAHGAGDLPEGLEGGLDAEVCYNPSNLTYPYGAYFCVVDIDPGTAVVKVRRFLAVDDCGTRINPMIIEGQVHGGVVDGIGMALMEWIAFDDDGNCLGGSLMDYLIPTAMEVPHLETGHTVTPSPHHPIGAKGIGESATVGSPPAVVNAVVDALAPFGVRHADMPLTPSRVWEAMQGRARPPI; translated from the coding sequence ATGACGACGATCGAATCACGGCCCCCCTCACCCGAAGACACCGCGGACAACGACCAGAAGCCGTGCGGCTACGGGCGGATGCTGCGCAAGGAGGACCCGCGCTTCATTCGCGGCCGCGGCACCTACGTCGACGACGTCGCGCTGCCGGGCATGCTACATCTGGCGATCCTGCGCTCGCCCTACGCGCATGCCCGCATCGCCGGCATCGACGTGTCCGCGGCCCTGGCCCACCCGAAGGTCAAGGCCGTCGTCACCGGCGCGGACCTGGCCGAGAAGGGCCTGGCGTGGATGCCGACGCTGGCAGGCGACGTGCAGGCCGTGCTGGCCACCGACAAGGTGCGCTTCCAGGGCCAGGAGGTGGCGTTCGTCGTCGCCGAGGACCGGTACTCGGCCCGCGACGCGCTGGAGCTGATCGACGTCGACTACGACCCGCTGGACCCCGTCATCGACGTGCGCAAGGCGCTCGAGGAGTCCGCGCCGGTGATCCGCACCGACCTCGAGGGCAAGAACGACAACCACATCTTCGACTGGGAGACCGGCGACGCCGCGGCCACCGAGGCGGTGTTCGCGCGCGCCGACGTCGTCGTCACCCAGGAGATGGTCTATCCCCGCGTGCATCCCGCCCCGATGGAAACCTGCGGCGCGGTGGCCGATCTGGACTCGGTCAGCGGCAAGTTGACGCTGTGGACCACCTCGCAGGCCCCACACGCGCACCGCACCCTCTACGCGCTGGTCGCCGGCCTGCCCGAGCACAAGATCCGGGTGATCTCCCCCGACGTCGGCGGCGGATTCGGCAACAAGGTGCCGATCTATCCCGGCTACGTGTGCGCCATCGTGGCCTCGCTGGTGCTGGGCAAGCCGGTCAAGTGGATGGAGGACCGCAGCGAGAACCTGACGTCGACCAGTTTCGCGCGCGACTACATCATGGTCGGCGAGATCGCGGCCACCGCGGACGGCAAGATCCTCGCGGTGCGCTCGAACGTGCTCGCCGACCACGGCGCGTTCAACGGCCAGGCCGCGCCGACGAAGTACCCGGCCGGGTTCTACGGGGTGTTCACCGGCAGCTATGACCTGGAGGCGGCGTACTCGCGGGTGACCGGGGTGTACACCAACAAGGCGCCCGGCGGGGTGGCCTACGCGTGCTCCTTCCGGATCACCGAGGCGGTGTACCTGGTGGAGCGGCTGGTGGACTGCCTGGCCTACGAGCTCAAGCTGGACCCCGCCGAGCTGCGGCTGCGAAACCTGTTGCGCCCCGAGCAGTTTCCCTACACCACCAAGACCGGCTGGGTGTACGACTCCGGCGACTACGAGACCACCCTGCGCAAGGCCATGGACATGGTCGGATATGAGGCGTTACGCGATGAACAGAGGCGCAGGCGGCAAAACGGCGAGCTGATGGGCATCGGGATGTCGTTCTTCACCGAGGCGGTCGGGGCCGGCCCACGCAAGGACATGGACATCCTGGGCCTGGGCATGGCCGACGGCTGCGAGCTGCGGGTGCACCCGACGGGCAAAGCCGTTGTGCGCCTGTCGGTCCAGACCCAGGGCCAGGGCCACGAGACGACGTTCGCCCAGATCGTCGCGGAGGAACTGGGCATTCCGCCCGACGACATCGACGTCGTGCACGGCGACACCGACCAGACGCCGTTCGGCCTGGGCACCTACGGCAGCCGCTCGACGCCCGTCTCGGGTGCGGCCGCGGCGATGGTGGCCCGCAAGATCCGCGACAAGGCCAAGATCATCGCCTCGGGCATGCTCGAGGTGTCGGTCGCCGACCTGGAGTGGGAGAAGGGCACGTTCAGAGTCAAGGGCGACCCGTCGGCGTCGGTGACGATCGCCGACATCGCGATGCGCGCGCACGGGGCCGGCGACCTGCCCGAGGGTCTCGAGGGCGGACTGGACGCCGAAGTGTGCTACAACCCTTCGAATCTCACCTACCCCTATGGCGCGTACTTCTGCGTAGTCGACATCGATCCGGGCACCGCGGTGGTCAAGGTGCGGCGCTTCCTGGCGGTCGACGACTGCGGGACCCGGATCAACCCGATGATCATCGAGGGGCAGGTGCACGGCGGCGTCGTCGACGGCATCGGGATGGCGCTGATGGAGTGGATCGCCTTCGACGACGACGGCAACTGCCTGGGCGGCTCGCTGATGGACTACCTGATCCCGACCGCCATGGAGGTGCCGCATCTCGAAACCGGGCATACCGTGACGCCGTCGCCGCACCACCCGATCGGCGCCAAGGGGATCGGCGAGTCGGCCACCGTCGGCTCCCCGCCCGCGGTGGTCAACGCGGTGGTCGATGCGCTGGCGCCGTTCGGCGTTCGCCACGCCGACATGCCGCTGACGCCGTCGCGGGTGTGGGAGGCCATGCAGGGCAGAGCGAGGCCCCCCATCTGA
- a CDS encoding (2Fe-2S)-binding protein — MQVNMTVNGEQVTADVEPRTLLVHFLRDHLRLTGTHWGCDTSNCGTCVVDVDGVPVKSCTMLAVMASGHAVRTVEGLAVDGRLDPVQEGFMRCHGLQCGFCTPGMMITARALLDRDPDPDEQTIREAISGQICRCTGYTTIVRSIQWAAKHADAVEATS; from the coding sequence ATGCAGGTGAACATGACCGTCAACGGCGAGCAGGTGACCGCCGACGTCGAACCGCGCACGCTGCTCGTGCACTTCCTGCGGGATCACCTGCGGCTCACCGGCACCCACTGGGGCTGCGACACCAGCAACTGCGGCACGTGCGTGGTCGACGTCGACGGCGTGCCGGTGAAGTCGTGCACGATGCTGGCGGTGATGGCCTCGGGGCACGCCGTGCGCACCGTGGAGGGCCTGGCCGTGGACGGCCGGCTCGACCCGGTGCAAGAGGGGTTCATGCGCTGCCACGGGTTGCAGTGCGGCTTCTGCACCCCGGGGATGATGATCACCGCTCGCGCCCTGCTGGACCGCGACCCCGACCCCGACGAGCAGACCATCCGCGAGGCCATCTCGGGCCAGATCTGCCGGTGCACCGGCTACACGACGATCGTGCGCTCCATCCAGTGGGCCGCCAAGCACGCCGACGCGGTGGAGGCCACCTCATGA
- a CDS encoding FAD binding domain-containing protein, with the protein MQVPGPFEYERATSVDHAIGLLDRLGEGARVIAGGHSLLPMMKLRIANPEYLIDLNDLALELGYVITDPTLVRIGAMTRHRELLESDTLAAKCPIFRDAERVIADPVVRNRGTLGGSLCQADPAEDLSTVCLVLDAVCLARGPGGEREIPIDEFLAGPYETTLAHNEILVEVRIPLRPRSASAYAKVERRVGDWAVAAAGAAVTLDGPALAAARVGLTAVNPDHDALAELAASLAGRPATEETFAEAGRRAAQACEPVTDIRGTAEYKRHLASELTIRTLRFAAQRAGAQGSD; encoded by the coding sequence ATGCAAGTACCCGGCCCCTTCGAATACGAACGCGCGACGAGTGTGGACCACGCCATCGGCTTGCTGGATCGGTTGGGGGAGGGCGCGCGGGTGATCGCCGGCGGGCACAGCCTGCTGCCGATGATGAAGCTGCGGATCGCCAACCCCGAATATCTGATCGACCTCAACGACCTGGCCCTCGAGCTCGGCTACGTGATCACCGACCCGACGCTGGTCCGCATCGGCGCCATGACCCGGCACCGCGAGCTGCTCGAGTCCGACACCCTGGCCGCGAAGTGCCCGATCTTCCGCGACGCCGAACGGGTGATCGCCGACCCGGTGGTCCGCAACCGCGGCACCCTCGGCGGCTCGCTGTGCCAGGCCGATCCGGCCGAGGACCTCTCGACGGTGTGCCTGGTGCTCGACGCGGTGTGCCTGGCCCGGGGACCGGGGGGCGAACGCGAGATCCCGATCGACGAATTCCTGGCTGGCCCGTACGAGACCACACTGGCCCACAACGAGATCCTCGTCGAGGTGCGAATCCCGCTGCGGCCCAGGAGTGCCAGCGCATACGCGAAAGTAGAACGGCGGGTAGGGGATTGGGCCGTCGCGGCGGCGGGCGCGGCCGTCACCCTGGACGGCCCGGCACTGGCCGCCGCCCGCGTCGGCCTGACCGCAGTCAACCCCGACCACGACGCGCTGGCCGAACTCGCGGCCTCGCTGGCCGGCCGGCCGGCCACCGAGGAGACCTTCGCCGAGGCGGGCCGGCGCGCCGCGCAGGCCTGCGAACCGGTGACCGACATCCGCGGCACCGCCGAGTACAAGCGGCACCTGGCCTCCGAGCTGACCATCCGCACGCTGCGCTTCGCGGCGCAGCGGGCCGGCGCACAAGGGAGCGACTGA
- a CDS encoding XdhC family protein, translated as MREVLAQLMPIWRAGATAGLGTVVRTLRSAPRQPGASMLVAPDGSATGSVSGGCVEGAVYELATEVAHTGTPRLERYGVSDDDAFEIGLTCGGIIDVFIESVSRATFPELGSIAEDVAAGRPVAVATVIAHPDAAWVGRRLIVRPDALSGSLGSPRADAAVTDDARGLLALGRSEVLEYGPDGQRLGDGMEVFVSSNAPPPRMLVFGAIDFAAALARQGSFLGYRVTVCDARAVFATRARFPSADEVVVDWPHRYLAAQAAAGAVDRDTVICVLTHDPKFDVPLLEVALRLDVGYVGAMGSRRTHDDRMDRLRAVGLTDTELSRLASPIGLDLGARTPEETAVSIAADIIARRWGGGGLPLGCTTGRIHHDAQLEGQFRDSLTRY; from the coding sequence GTGCGGGAAGTGCTTGCTCAGCTGATGCCGATCTGGCGTGCCGGTGCGACCGCGGGGCTGGGCACCGTCGTGCGCACGCTGCGGTCGGCGCCGCGGCAGCCGGGCGCGTCGATGCTGGTGGCCCCCGACGGCTCGGCGACCGGATCGGTGTCGGGCGGCTGCGTGGAGGGCGCGGTCTACGAGCTGGCCACCGAGGTCGCGCACACCGGGACACCGCGACTGGAACGCTACGGGGTCAGCGACGACGACGCGTTCGAGATCGGTCTGACCTGCGGCGGCATCATCGACGTCTTCATCGAGTCGGTCTCGCGGGCAACGTTTCCCGAACTTGGGTCGATCGCCGAGGACGTCGCGGCGGGTCGTCCCGTGGCGGTCGCGACCGTCATCGCCCACCCCGACGCGGCGTGGGTGGGCCGCCGGCTCATCGTCAGGCCCGACGCTCTGTCGGGGTCTTTGGGCTCGCCGCGCGCCGACGCCGCGGTCACCGACGACGCCCGCGGCCTGCTGGCGCTGGGCCGCAGCGAGGTCCTCGAGTACGGGCCCGACGGCCAGCGCCTCGGCGACGGCATGGAGGTCTTCGTCTCCAGCAACGCCCCGCCGCCCCGGATGCTGGTCTTCGGGGCGATCGACTTCGCCGCCGCCCTGGCCCGGCAGGGGTCGTTCCTGGGCTACCGCGTCACGGTGTGCGACGCGCGCGCTGTGTTCGCCACCCGGGCGCGCTTCCCGTCGGCCGACGAGGTCGTCGTCGACTGGCCGCACCGATATCTGGCCGCGCAGGCGGCGGCTGGCGCCGTCGACCGGGACACGGTGATCTGCGTGCTCACCCACGACCCGAAGTTCGACGTCCCGCTGCTCGAGGTGGCGCTGCGCCTGGACGTCGGCTACGTCGGCGCGATGGGATCGCGCCGCACCCACGACGACCGGATGGACCGGCTGCGGGCGGTGGGGCTCACCGACACCGAGCTGAGCCGGCTGGCCAGCCCCATCGGGCTGGACCTCGGCGCGCGCACCCCGGAGGAGACCGCGGTCTCGATCGCCGCCGACATCATCGCCCGACGCTGGGGCGGCGGGGGCCTGCCGCTGGGGTGCACCACCGGGCGAATCCACCACGACGCGCAGCTCGAGGGCCAGTTCAGGGATTCCTTAACTCGCTATTGA
- a CDS encoding LysR family transcriptional regulator, giving the protein MTPAQLRAYSAVVRLGSVRAAAAELGVSDAGISMHVAALRKELDDPLFTRTGAGLAFTPGGLRLASRAVEILGLQQQTAIEVTEAAHGRRLLRIAASSAFAEHAAPGLIELFSSRADDLSVELSVHPTSRFRELICSRAVDIAIGPAGSVGSDETIFVRAFLKYQIIAVVGPKSPLAKGFPTAAALRAQQWMLGPSAGGVDGEIAVMLRALEIPESQQRIFQSDAAALEEVQRVGGVSLAIGFAVAKDLAAGRLVHVNGPGLDRSGEWCAATLAPAARQPAVSELVRFITTPRCTQAMIRGSGVGVTRFRPKVHVTLWS; this is encoded by the coding sequence ATGACTCCGGCTCAACTTCGGGCCTATTCGGCGGTGGTTCGGCTGGGATCGGTGCGGGCCGCCGCCGCGGAGCTGGGTGTTTCCGACGCCGGGATCTCGATGCACGTGGCGGCGCTGCGCAAGGAGCTCGACGACCCGTTGTTCACCAGAACCGGTGCCGGGCTGGCGTTCACGCCCGGCGGCCTGCGGCTGGCCAGCCGCGCCGTGGAGATCCTGGGCCTGCAGCAGCAGACCGCCATCGAAGTCACCGAGGCGGCCCACGGGCGCCGCCTGCTGCGCATCGCGGCGTCGTCGGCGTTCGCCGAGCACGCCGCGCCGGGGCTGATCGAGCTGTTCTCGTCGCGCGCCGACGACCTGTCGGTGGAGTTGAGCGTGCACCCCACCAGCCGGTTCCGCGAGCTGATCTGCTCGCGCGCCGTGGACATCGCGATCGGCCCGGCCGGTTCGGTCGGTTCGGACGAGACGATCTTCGTGCGAGCCTTCCTGAAATATCAGATCATCGCCGTCGTCGGGCCGAAAAGCCCACTGGCCAAAGGTTTTCCGACTGCCGCGGCGCTTCGTGCCCAGCAGTGGATGCTGGGGCCGTCGGCGGGCGGAGTGGACGGTGAGATCGCGGTCATGTTGCGCGCCTTGGAGATTCCGGAGTCACAGCAGCGGATCTTCCAGAGCGACGCCGCCGCGCTCGAGGAGGTGCAGCGGGTCGGCGGGGTGAGCCTGGCGATCGGCTTCGCGGTGGCCAAGGACCTGGCCGCCGGGCGGCTGGTGCACGTCAATGGGCCGGGGCTGGACCGCTCGGGCGAATGGTGCGCGGCGACCCTGGCGCCGGCGGCTCGCCAGCCCGCCGTGTCGGAGCTGGTGCGCTTCATCACCACACCCCGGTGCACGCAGGCGATGATCCGCGGGTCCGGCGTCGGGGTGACGAGGTTCCGCCCCAAGGTACACGTCACGTTGTGGAGTTGA
- a CDS encoding TrmH family RNA methyltransferase — protein sequence MNEPGPTEWGAPAAGVGPWPGEPPDDPRYDPILLRDGDTRNVVDAYRYWTREAIIADIDTRRHPLHVAIENFGHDANIGSVVRTANAFAVHTVHIVGRRRWNRRGAMVNDRYQRLCHHDRTGELLEFAAGAGLSVVAVDNVPGAVRIEEVALPRECLLVFGQEGPGITDDIRAGASIAVSIAQFGSTRSINAGVAAGIAMHAWIRQHADLDRAW from the coding sequence ATGAACGAGCCCGGGCCCACCGAGTGGGGGGCGCCGGCCGCCGGCGTCGGGCCCTGGCCGGGCGAGCCGCCCGACGACCCGCGCTACGACCCGATCCTGTTGCGCGACGGCGACACCCGCAACGTCGTTGACGCCTATCGGTACTGGACCCGGGAGGCGATCATCGCCGACATCGACACCCGCCGCCACCCGTTGCACGTGGCGATCGAGAACTTCGGCCACGACGCCAACATCGGCTCGGTGGTGCGCACCGCCAACGCCTTCGCGGTGCACACCGTGCACATCGTGGGGCGGCGGCGCTGGAATCGCCGCGGCGCTATGGTGAACGACCGCTACCAGCGGCTGTGCCACCACGACCGAACCGGCGAACTGCTGGAGTTCGCGGCGGGCGCCGGGTTGAGCGTCGTCGCGGTGGACAACGTCCCGGGCGCCGTGCGCATCGAGGAGGTGGCGTTGCCCCGCGAGTGTTTGCTGGTGTTCGGTCAGGAGGGGCCGGGCATCACCGACGACATTCGCGCCGGCGCGTCGATCGCGGTGTCCATCGCGCAGTTCGGCTCGACGCGCAGCATCAACGCCGGGGTGGCCGCCGGGATCGCGATGCACGCCTGGATTCGCCAGCACGCCGACCTCGATCGCGCGTGGTAG
- the pyrE gene encoding orotate phosphoribosyltransferase, translating into MDEADRAELAELVRRLSVVHGRVTLSSGKEADYYVDLRRATLHHRASALIGTLVRQLTSDWDYAVVGGLTLGADPVATAVMHAPGRPIDAFVVRKAAKTHGMQRLIEGSEVAGRRALVVEDTSTTGNSALTAVHAVQEAGGEVVGVATVVDRATGAAEAIRAEGLLYRSVLGLADLGLG; encoded by the coding sequence GTGGACGAAGCTGACCGCGCGGAGCTGGCCGAGCTGGTGCGGCGCCTGTCGGTGGTGCACGGCCGGGTCACGCTGTCGTCGGGCAAGGAGGCCGACTACTACGTCGACCTGCGCCGCGCCACGTTGCACCACCGGGCGTCGGCGTTGATCGGCACCCTGGTCCGGCAGCTGACCAGCGACTGGGACTACGCGGTGGTCGGCGGCCTGACCCTGGGCGCCGACCCGGTGGCGACGGCCGTCATGCACGCGCCCGGGCGGCCGATCGACGCGTTCGTCGTCCGTAAGGCCGCGAAAACCCATGGTATGCAACGACTTATCGAGGGTTCCGAGGTCGCAGGGCGGCGGGCGCTGGTGGTGGAGGACACCAGCACCACGGGCAACTCGGCGCTGACGGCGGTGCATGCCGTCCAGGAGGCGGGCGGCGAGGTGGTGGGTGTTGCCACCGTGGTGGACCGCGCCACCGGCGCCGCCGAGGCCATCCGCGCCGAGGGGCTGCTATACCGCAGCGTGCTGGGCCTTGCCGATCTGGGGCTGGGCTAG
- a CDS encoding SDR family NAD(P)-dependent oxidoreductase, which yields MSRPVALITGPTSGIGAGYARRYAADGYDLVLVARDADRLAALAAELKTEAGGVDILSADLSDAAERNEVVDRLAGGVRVLVNNAGFGTSGEFWATDPTLLQAQLDVNVTAVMQLTRAALPAMLAAGAGTVINVASVAGLLSGRGSTYSASKAWVVSFSEGLAGGLRGTGVGVHAVCPGFVHTEFHERAGIDMARLPSFLWLEVDDVVDKSLADVSAGKVVSVPGLQYKALVAAGRMIPRNLVRAAASRVGGGRGRS from the coding sequence ATGTCTCGCCCCGTAGCCCTGATCACCGGGCCCACGTCCGGGATCGGTGCCGGTTATGCCCGCCGCTACGCCGCCGACGGCTACGACCTGGTGCTGGTCGCCCGCGACGCCGACCGGCTGGCCGCACTCGCGGCGGAGTTGAAGACCGAGGCGGGCGGTGTCGACATCCTGTCCGCCGACCTGTCCGACGCGGCCGAGCGCAATGAGGTTGTCGACCGGCTCGCCGGGGGGGTGCGGGTGCTGGTGAACAATGCCGGATTCGGCACGTCGGGGGAGTTCTGGGCGACGGATCCCACGCTGCTGCAGGCGCAACTGGACGTCAACGTCACCGCGGTGATGCAGCTGACCCGGGCCGCGCTGCCGGCCATGCTCGCCGCCGGTGCGGGCACGGTAATCAACGTGGCCAGCGTGGCGGGGCTGCTGTCCGGGCGGGGGTCGACCTACTCGGCGTCCAAGGCCTGGGTGGTGTCCTTCAGCGAGGGCCTGGCCGGCGGCCTGCGGGGCACTGGCGTCGGCGTGCACGCGGTGTGCCCGGGGTTCGTGCACACCGAGTTCCACGAGCGGGCGGGAATCGACATGGCCCGGCTGCCGTCGTTCCTGTGGCTCGAGGTCGATGACGTGGTCGACAAGAGCCTCGCCGACGTCTCCGCCGGCAAGGTGGTCAGCGTGCCCGGGCTGCAGTACAAGGCGCTCGTGGCCGCGGGGCGGATGATCCCGCGGAACCTGGTGCGCGCGGCGGCGAGTCGGGTCGGGGGCGGCCGTGGACGAAGCTGA
- the ttfA gene encoding trehalose monomycolate transport factor TtfA, whose protein sequence is MVPLWFTLSALCFVGAGVLLYVDIDRRRGRSRRRKSWARSHGFDYERESTEILKRWKRGVMSTVGEVAAHNVVLGQIRGEAVYIFDLEEVATVIALHRKVGTNVVVDLRLKGLKEPRENDIWLLGAIGPRMVYSTNLDAARRACDRRMVTFAHTAPDCAEIMWNEQNWTLVAMPIASTRAQWDEGLRTVRQFNDLLRVLPPLPQETASESGAPAGLRSASPSRPLMPAGRGELPPRRAQHDVAGLVGEAGRREPEPVRRDQPRTEGRPEGVHRPPPPVNGREASNYQR, encoded by the coding sequence ATGGTTCCCCTTTGGTTCACGCTGTCCGCCCTTTGCTTCGTCGGCGCGGGCGTGCTGCTGTACGTCGACATCGACCGGCGTCGCGGCCGCAGCCGGCGCCGCAAGTCGTGGGCGCGGTCGCACGGCTTCGACTACGAGCGTGAGTCGACCGAGATCCTCAAGCGCTGGAAGCGCGGGGTGATGTCGACGGTGGGGGAGGTCGCCGCCCACAACGTCGTGCTGGGGCAGATCCGCGGCGAGGCGGTCTACATCTTCGACCTCGAAGAGGTGGCCACGGTGATCGCGCTGCACCGCAAGGTGGGCACCAACGTGGTGGTGGACCTGCGGCTCAAGGGGCTCAAAGAGCCGCGGGAGAACGACATCTGGCTGCTCGGTGCGATCGGGCCGCGGATGGTGTACTCGACGAACCTGGACGCGGCCCGGCGGGCCTGCGACCGGCGCATGGTCACCTTTGCCCACACTGCGCCCGACTGCGCCGAGATCATGTGGAACGAGCAGAACTGGACGCTGGTGGCCATGCCGATCGCCAGCACGCGCGCCCAGTGGGACGAGGGCCTGCGCACCGTGCGGCAGTTCAACGACCTGCTGCGGGTGTTGCCGCCGCTGCCGCAGGAGACCGCCTCGGAGTCGGGCGCGCCGGCGGGCCTGCGCAGTGCCTCGCCGAGCCGTCCGCTGATGCCGGCCGGACGCGGGGAACTGCCGCCGCGGCGGGCGCAGCACGACGTGGCGGGCCTGGTCGGTGAGGCTGGCCGGCGCGAGCCGGAGCCCGTGCGCCGCGACCAGCCCCGCACCGAGGGCCGGCCCGAAGGCGTGCACCGCCCGCCGCCACCGGTCAACGGCCGCGAGGCCTCCAACTACCAGCGCTGA